GTGATGCTCTATCTCGGAGACGATAATCTCATCTCCCGCTTTCACAAACGCCTTACCGAAAGAGGAGGCAACTAAGTTGATCGATTCGGTAGTCCCTCGCGTGTAGATGATCTCTTCAGGCTTTTCGGCATTTAAGAAGCGTTGGGCTTTTACTCGAATTTTCTGGTAGAGATCGGTGGAATAAACGGCAAGCTCATAGATCGCTCGGTGAACGGTGCCATAGTGGTTCGTGTAGAACTCCTGCATGGCATCAATTACCTGCTTCGGTTTCTGGGCGGTCGCAGCGGTGTCCAGGTAGACAAGCGGCTTGCCATGCATCGTTTTGCCGAGCATGGGAAAGTCTTCTCTCAACTTCTTGAACGCTTCAACTGCTTCCACCTTAAACCCCTTTAAGAACTTGCTGCTATTGACCGGGTAAGAAAAAGGGCTTTCCCAAGATGCTTTCCCTAAGCTTAGGGATAGACAAAAGATCGACAACCTCTTTGCAGAATGCTGTAGTGAGATACTCTTTGGCTTTATCGAGGGACAAACCTCTTGATCTTAGATAAAAAAGCTGCTCTTCGTCGAGCCTGCCCACCGTAGCTCCGTGCGATGCTTTCACATCGTCAGCATAGATTTTAAGCATCGGTTTGGAGTCTGCCTGGCATCGCTCTGACAAAAGCAAATTGTTATTCAGCTGGAAGGCATCGGTCTTCATCGCTTCCTTATCGACGATGATCTGCCCTTCAAAACTCGATCTTCCAAAGTCTTTGAGAACATTCTTAAACAGCTGGCGTGAGCGGGTATGCTTGCCCTCGTGGATCACCATAATGTGGGTGTGCGACTCCCTTTTGCCGCTCAGCATCGCGAGTCCGTCAAGAGAAGCTTCACTGTTTTCACCCTGCAGCCACACTTTATAATCGGATCGCTCGGTCATGGCGCCCTTGGAGGTGTTGATCATGGTGAAGCTAGCGTCTCTTTTCAGCTTTGCTCTCACGGACTTGAAAAGATAGAGCTGTTCCGGAACTTCATCCGTTGTTTCTTCGCAACGCACGATAGCACCCTTCTCCAAATGAAAATCTGCTGCCGCGTTCACGGTCTGGCCTTTGCCGGCAGAGAAAGAGTGAGTGAACTGCAAGTTGATTTCAGAACCGGCTCCAACGAATACCGAAAGCCTCGGCTGCATAAGCATCGGAACGCTCGCTTCGTCGTAGATAAAGAGGCACTGAATCGGGCCGTCCAGCTTTGTACAAGGGGGAACGTAGATAAACACGCCGTCTTTGGCAACGCTTGTGTTCAAAAGATAAAATGGGTTTGCCTCTTCTTTAATCAAAAAGGACCACTCGTTTGCAAAAAACGAGTTGAAGGTACGGGCGCTCTTCAAAAGGGGCATCGCCATCGTTCCCTTAGGAAGCCTGGCGGTATTTGACAGTTCCTCCCTAAAGTGTCCGTTGACAAAGACAATAGACCTTCCCTCGCATTCACTGAAGACAAGATTGTCTACAGTGCTTTTTGCAACCTCTACAGGAAAGGAAGGCTGCACCTTTCTGGCATAAAGAGGCTTCAGCTTCACATACTTGAAATCTTCATTTTTTCTAGAAGGCAATCCGAGCTCTAGAAACTTGGTAAACGCCTCATCTTTTAGGCGTGAAAGAAAGTCCGAACCGCGTGATTCCTCAAAAATCGCTTCAGTCGCCTGAAGAAATGCATCGTCGACAGCTGTCTCCATTGTCATTCGGCAACCCTTTCTTCTTTATCCATTTCCAGCCAGTCATAACCCTTCTCTTCGAGCTTAAGCGCCAGCTCCGGTCCGCCCGATTCCACGATGCGGCCATCCATCATCACATGGACAAAGTGCGGGCTGATATAATTCAAAAGCCTCTGGTAGTGGGTAATAAGCAAGAGAGCCATATCGGCGCGCAAAAGCTTTTTCACTCCGCAGGCGACCACCCGCATCGCGTCAATGTCAAGACCCGAATCAGTTTCATCTAAAATCGCGAAATCAGGCTGAAGAATTGCCATCTGCAAGATCTCATTACGCTTTTTTTCACCGCCGGAAAAGCCTTCATTCAGGCCCCTTTCAGTGAAATCTTTGCGGATTTCCATCATTTCCATGCGATCTTTGAGGATCACCGAGAACTCTTCTTTGGTAATCTCTTTCAGACCTTTTGCTTTTCTTTTGGCATTGTAGGCTGACTCTAGAAAACGCACGTTGTTAACGCCCGGAATCTCGACAGGATACTGATAGCTGACAAAAAGGCCGGAGTGAGATCTCTCTTCAGGCTCCTCTTCGAGAATATCTTTCCCTTTAAAATGTACGCTTCCGCC
This genomic stretch from Estrella lausannensis harbors:
- the sufD gene encoding Fe-S cluster assembly protein SufD translates to MTMETAVDDAFLQATEAIFEESRGSDFLSRLKDEAFTKFLELGLPSRKNEDFKYVKLKPLYARKVQPSFPVEVAKSTVDNLVFSECEGRSIVFVNGHFREELSNTARLPKGTMAMPLLKSARTFNSFFANEWSFLIKEEANPFYLLNTSVAKDGVFIYVPPCTKLDGPIQCLFIYDEASVPMLMQPRLSVFVGAGSEINLQFTHSFSAGKGQTVNAAADFHLEKGAIVRCEETTDEVPEQLYLFKSVRAKLKRDASFTMINTSKGAMTERSDYKVWLQGENSEASLDGLAMLSGKRESHTHIMVIHEGKHTRSRQLFKNVLKDFGRSSFEGQIIVDKEAMKTDAFQLNNNLLLSERCQADSKPMLKIYADDVKASHGATVGRLDEEQLFYLRSRGLSLDKAKEYLTTAFCKEVVDLLSIPKLRESILGKPFFLPGQ
- the sufC gene encoding Fe-S cluster assembly ATPase SufC, which translates into the protein MQKTPLIEIKDLSAVIDGKEILNRFNLTIFPGEIHAIMGPNGAGKSTLAKVLAGHPAYEVTGGSVHFKGKDILEEEPEERSHSGLFVSYQYPVEIPGVNNVRFLESAYNAKRKAKGLKEITKEEFSVILKDRMEMMEIRKDFTERGLNEGFSGGEKKRNEILQMAILQPDFAILDETDSGLDIDAMRVVACGVKKLLRADMALLLITHYQRLLNYISPHFVHVMMDGRIVESGGPELALKLEEKGYDWLEMDKEERVAE